The genomic window GAATGCCATCGTGGGTACACGGCAAAGGATACTGCTGTCTGGCGGAGTGTGCTGGAACATTTTGACGCCATAAAAATCGGATTGACCGCCACCCCGGCAGTCCATACCCTTTCACTGTTTCAAGAGGTTGTTTACCGATATACCACGGAGCAGGCGATTCATGATGGTTATCTGGTTGACTATGAGGCTGTCAAAATAAAATCCGATGTGCGGATGAAGGGTGTTTTCTTAAAGGAAGGCGACCCTGTCGGTGTTGTAGACACAACCACAGGCGAGGAGATTTACGATGAGCTGGAGGATGAACGGGAGTTTTCCTCGGGAGAAATCGAACAAAAAATTACTGCCCCTGAAAGCAACAGGAAGATAATAAAGGAAATTGCCACATACGCATACGAACATGAGAGGAAAACCGGCCATTTTCCCAAGACATTGATTTTTGCCGTAAACGACCTGCCTCACACCTCTCATGCCGACCAGATTGTCAGGATATGCCGTGAGGAATTTCAGCAGGGAGATGGCTTTGTCCAGAAGATTACCGGAAGTCCGAGCGTTGACCGCCCGTTGCAGAAGATCAGGGAATTCAGAAACCGCCCCAATCCCAAAGTCGTTGTCACGGTTGATATGCTCTCAACGGGAGTGGACATCCCAAGCCTTGAATTCATTGTTTTCCTGAGGCCTGTCAAATCAAGAATCCTCTGGGTCCAGATGCTGGGCAGGGGCACACGGTTGTGTCCTGAAATAAACAAAGAATCTTTCACAATCTTTGACTGTTTTGACGGCACCCTGATTGAATACTTCAAAAACACAACCGACTTTAAAGTAGAACTGCCTGAGAAAGAGCCTTTATCAATACCGCAGGTCATTGAAAATATTTATCAGAATGTTGACAGGGATTATTACATCAAGGTCTTGGTCAAACGCCTGCGGCGCATAGAACGCACCATGAGCGGTGAGGCGCGGGCGTTGTTTGCCAATTTTATCGCAGGCGGAGATATAGGGCAATTTGCCGGTGAACTGCCCGAAAGACTCAAAAAAGACTTTACCAATACCATGAATCTCCTCCGTGATGAGAAATTTCAGGATTTGCTGGTGAACTACCCAAGAGCGAAGAGGAGTTTCCTCGTAGGGTACAGCGTGCAGGATGATGTTACATCAGAGGTCATGCTTCGCAAAGGGAAGGACTACCAGAAACCTGAGGACTACCTTGTTTCATTCGCCCGCTTTGTGAATGAAAACAAGGCACAGATTGAGGCTATCCGGATTTTATTGGAAAAACCAAAAGACTGGAAAACAGAGGCGCTTAATGACCTCCGTAAGAAGCTGACAACAAATGACTTTTCTGAAAAAGAACTCCAGAGGGCGCACAAGCTTGTCTACCACAAAGACCTTGCTGATATTATCTCTATGGTCAAACATGCTGCAAGGGAAGAGGAGCCAATATATACAGCAGAAGAGCGGGTTGATCAGGCGATTCAAAAGGTAATGGCAGGCAAATCATTGAATGAGGAACAGCGGAACTGGATGGGGCTTATACGGCAGCATCTTATAACAAATCTTACCATTGACCTTGCCGACTTCGATTATGCCCCTATCTTTGAAAGACAAGGCGGCAAAGGAAAGGCAGAGAAGGTCTTTGGGGGAAAACTCGAATCATTGATTTCAGAGATCAATTGCGCAATCGCAGCATGAAAGAGGAGAACCGCAAAGACGCAAAGGACGCAAAGGGAAAAATGGATATTGAAGAAGTTGGTAAGAAAATAATAGGTGCGGCCATAAAAGTGCATTGTGCTTTAGGTCCTGGTTTGCTGGAATCATCGTATCAAAAGTGTCTGGATTACGAATTGTGAAAGACAGGATTAAACGTTGAGTGTGAAATGTCCTTGCCAATAAAATACGAGGGTGTCAGGATTGATGCGGGATATCGGATAGACATGCTGGTGGATAACTGTGTTATTATCGAGAATAAGACTGTTGAAAAAATATTACCTATACATGAAGCCCAGCTTTTGACCTATCTGAAAATGAAAAACTGCAAACTTGGGTATTTGCTAAACTGGCATGTCATACTTATGAAAGACGGTATAAAGCGGATGGTCAATAATTTATAAAAATGTTGAACCCAAAAATAGATGATGATGAAAGAGAATAAAAAAATAACACAGGGAAAATTTATAATGTGTGTTTTTAGTTTTTATGGTTCTTTCTTTGCGTTCTTTGCGCCTTTGCGGTTCATTCATAAAGGGAAATAACACATGTCCGACATCGTAAACAAACTCTGGGGATTTTGCCATACCCTGCGCCATGACGGCATCGACTATGGCGATTATATTGAGCAGCTTACCTACCTGCTTTTTCTCAAGATGGCTGACGAAAAGGGCGTCTGCATACCAAAAGACTGCACATGGGAAAGCCTGAAAAAAGAGAGCGGAACCAGCCTGCTTGACCATTACTCTGATGTTCTTCGTAAATTGCGGGAAGAAAAAGGATTGCTTGGAGATATCTTTGCACAGGCAATGCCCCGCTTTAACAATGCCGTAAACCTAAAACGGTTAATCACCATGATTGACGATGAAAAATGGACGGAGATGGACGTTGATGTCAAAGGGGCTGCATTTGAGGGGCTTCTTGAAAAGGCGGCAAGCGAGGGAAAGAAGGGCGCCGGGCAATACTTTACTCCAAGACCGCTTATTCAGTCTATCGTGGGGGTTATGAAACCCGATCCACGGGAGACCCCTGATTTTACCATCTGTGATCCCGCCTGCGGCACAGGCGGTTTTTTGATGCGCGCCTATGAATGGCTCATGGAGATTACAAAAGGGGCATTGGACAGAAAGGACGTCAAACGGATAAAGACCGCCACGTATTACGGCCAGGAACTTGTGCCTCGTCCAAGGAGGCTTGCATTAATGAATCTCTTCCTGCATGGGCTTGAGCCAAAGATATATTTAGGCGATTCTATTTATGAGTCCAAACGCGGTGAACAATACCATTGCATCCTCACCAATCCGCCGTTTGGCACAAAAGGGGCGAATCAGGCGCCTGAGCGGGACGACTTTACCATAGCCACAAGCAACAAACAACTCAATTTTATCCAGCATGTCATGAACATCCTCAGGCGCGGGGGCAGGGCTGCGATTGTCCTGCCTGACAACTGCCTCTTTGAAGACAAGGCAGGAGATGTCTTTGAGATACTGATGCACGACTGCAATCTGCATACAATCCTGCGCCTGCCACGGGGGACATTCACGCCATACAGCCCCGGCGTCAAGGCGAATGTTATCTTCTTTCAAAAAGGCGTTCCAACTGAGAATGTCTGGATATTTGACGCCCGCTCCAACGTGCCGGGCATTACAAAAAAAGAACGACCTTTGACTCATGCGCATTTTGAAGAATTTGAGAAATGCTATGGCAAAGACCCGAATGGACAAGGCAAAAGACAGGACCTGGGAGAGGAAGGCAGATTCAGGAAATTCCATATCAGCGATATAAAAGAAAGGGATTACAAGCTTGATATAACATGGCTTAAAGACGAGACGATTGAAGATGCAGACAGCCTGCCTGAGCCGCAGGATTTGGCAAGCGAGGCGATTACGGAACTGGAGGCAGTGGTGGACGATCTGAGGGATGTGCTTCAATTGATTGAGGCAAATGGAGGGGAATAATCCTATGTCTGAAATCGTTCCACCTGCACGACAGTATGCTGAATTTCTTGCGAATATCAAACGTACTATTCAGCAGGCGCGCACCCGCGCTTATTATGGGGCAAATAAAGAGCTCATTGGACTTTACTGGAATATCGGCAGGGAAATAGCCGAACGTCAGGAGCGGGAAGGCTGGGGTAAATCCGTGGTTGAAAGATTATCACGCGACCTGCGCGAGGAATTCCCCGGTCTCTCAGGTTACTCATCACAGAATTTGTGGTACATGCGGCAGTTCTATACGGAATATAGAGATTATTCAAATCTCCAACAACTTGTTGGAGAAATTCCATGGGGACAGAATCTCATTATTTTATCAAAAGTTAAAAACATCAAGGAAAGAGAATTCTATCTCCGGCTGACGATTAAATCGGGCTGGAGCCGCAATGTCCTTCTTAATCAGATAAAAGCAAAGGCATACGAGCGGCAGGTAATGAGCAATAAACAGCACAATTTCACCGAAACATTGCCTGAACATATCGCGCAGCAGGCTAATGAAGCCATGAAGGACGTCTATATGCTTGATTTCCTCGGCGTCGGCAAGCCTGTGGTCGAGCGGGAAATGGAACGGCGCATGGTTAACAAAATACGCGATGTCATTCTCGAACTGGGCTACGGCTTCTCTTTTATAGGCAACCAGTATCGCATAAAGCTTAATGATAAGGAATACTTTATAGATTTGCTGTTTTTTCACCGCAAGCTCAGAAGCCTTGTGGCTATTGAACTAAAGGCAGGCAGCTTTCAACCGGAATACGCCGGTAAGATGAATTTTTACCTGAACCTCCTTGACGATTTAGTAAAAGAAGCAGACGAAAACCCTTCTATTGGCATCATTCTCTGCGCCGACCGTGATCGGGTCGAAGTAGAATATGCGTTGAGAGGCATAGACAAACCCGTGGGTGTTGCAGAATATGTGCTGACGAAGAAATTACCCAAAAATCTTATTGGCAAATTACCCGACTCCAACGTTATCGAAGCGGAGATTCTTAAGGAATTGGGGGCTGAAAGACCATTGAAAAGTAAACCGAAAATGCGCAAGGCAAAGGGTAAGAGGAAATGACAAATGAGTAATTTGCCGAAGGGGTGGACTGTGGAGAAACTGGGCAACATTTCAGAACGGATAACAAAGGGCACCACGCCAACATCATATGGCTTCAAGTATCTAGATTCTGGAATTAGATTTGTCAAAGTTGAAAATATCAAAAACGGTGAGATAGATCACGACTCAATTAGACATTACATCTCCGGTACAGCTAATGAAAATCAGAAGCGTTCTATTCTTCAGGATGGTGATATTTTATTTTCAATTGCTGGGACTATTGGAGTTTCTTGTTTAGTGACCAGAGACGACCTGCCTGCAAATACCAATCAAGCACTTGCTATCATAAGAGGTACAAAGCATACTTTCAATCCAAAATTTCTTATGCTTCAACTTGGCTCCCAGTTAAGTAAGAAAGAAGTTGAAAAACAGGCAAGAGGCGGGGGGATGAATAACATTTCTTTGCAAGATGTTAGTGAAATGATCGTCAATATTCCCCCCTTCAACGAGCAGCGCCGCATTGTAGCTAAACTGGAAAAACTCTTACACAGGGTTGATGCCTGCAAAGAACGACTGGACAAAATCCCCGCAATACTCAAACGCTTCCGCCAGTCCGTCCTCGCCGCCGCATGTTCAGGGAGATTAACGGAGGATTGGAGGGAGAAGAATACGGATGACAACAACTATGACAAAGACTATAAATTACCTGCTTCTTGGAAAAGAGCAGAACTATCGGAATTCATAGATTCAATGACAAACGGTATATATAAACCTGATAAATATTATGACGATAAAGCTACAGCTTGCCTCAGAATGTACAATATTCAAGAAGGAAAGATTATCTTGAAAAATCTGAAAAGAATATTGCTTTCTACAGACGAGATTGAAAAATATAAGTTAGAAGAAGGCGATATTTTGGTTAATCGGGTGAACAGCAGGGAGTTGGTTGGAAAAGCCGGCATTGTCGAGAAACTTCCCGAACCAATCATTTTTGAGAGCAAGAACATAAGATTGCGATTGAAGAGAAAGCTTATATCTCCCAGATATATAAATTATTGCTTCATGACAAGAATAGCGAGAGATGCATTTGAGGATACGGCAAAACAGACCGTTGGGATGGCTACCATAAGCCAACCACAAATTGCATCACTAAAAGTGCCTGTTCCTACCCTCCCCGAACAGCATGAAATCGTCCGCCGTGTAGACGCCCTTTTCAAAAAGGCAGACGAGATTGAGGCGCGGTATAAGAAGGCGGAGGCTTTTGTGGACAAGCTCAGCCAGTCAATTCTTGCCAAGGCCTTCCGAGGCGAGCTTGTGCCTCAGGACCCGAACGATGAGCCTGCCTCTGAACTATTGAAACGTGTCAAAGAAGAACGAGTTGCAAGAGAAGTAAAAATAGAGGCAGAGAAAAGGAAGAAACGCAAAGAAAAATTTCTCATAAAATGAGATAAAATATTAGTGTCTCATAAAAAATATTTTGACATTTTCGGCAAAAATATTTTTTTCACGCTGTGTAGGGGCAGGTTTGAAACCTGCCCCTACCGTATTTCTTTTCCGACTCGTTCGGGTTGGGATCTTAACCATTATTTTTTTTGAAAAGGGAGGTATTTAAATGCCAGAATTAAAAGTACCTATATCAGCAGATGAGATTATAGAAGCAGTGAAAACGATGAAAAAAAGCGACAGGGAGGCTTTTGTTGAGGATTTATTGGCCATAACTTCTCCTGAATATATACAGAGCATTAAGGAAGCAAGGGCAGATTACAAGGCAGGCAGGACAAAATCCCACAAAGAGATTTTTAAAGGATGAACTATAATCTTGTTTATACCCGAAGATTTGAAGGATAAATTAAAACCAGAATCAAAGGTGAGGGTAATGCTTTTGCTTGATGAGGATACTGCATGGAATAATTTTGCCATGTCTCAGTTCTTGAAAGGGTATTCAGAAAAAGATGCCATCTATGACAAGCTATAACCTTGGCGATAGTGTTCTCATTACCTCATGCTAATTTGCAATATACTTCAAAAAGACCTGCTCTTATTTTCTATGAAGAAAATTTCTGACATCCCAAAACCTGACAGACCACGTGAGAAACTTGTGCAAAAAGGCGCAGAGGCATTATCTGACATTGAGTTGCTCGCCATTCTTTTGGGCAGCGGAACCAAAGGCCATGACGTCATGACGGTTGCAGAAAGGATATTAAAGGTACTGGACGCCCATAATGAGAAACTGAATCTGAATGAGCTGAAAAAGATCGAGGGGGTAGGGCCTGCAAAGGCAACCCTGATTGCCGCTGCCCTGGAATTTGTCCGCCGGCGTATCCGGCCAGAAGGTTTGAAGATATCTTTTCCCGCAGATGTCCTGCCTTTGATCGCTAATTATGCCGACCGCAAACAGGAGCACTTTATCTGTGTTTCTATCAATGGCGCAAATGAAGTCATAGCTGCCCGTGTGGTTACGGTGGGGTTGGTCAACAAATCTCAGGTTCATCCACGAGAGGTATTCGCCGATCCTATCACGGATCGCGCCGCTGCCGTAATTATTGCCCACAACCATCCGTCAGGGAGTTTATCACCCAGCAAAGAGGATGTTGAAGTAACCAAACAATTAAGGGCAGCCGGAGAAACCCTGGGCATCAAATTATTAGACCACATCATCTTTAACCACAAAGGGTATTACAGCTTCCTGGAAAGAGGGGAATTGGTAACACTTTAGTTTTTTGAAAAATTACCCTAGCGCAGCACAGCCGCAACCAAATTTCCTTTATGAAAGCGGGGAGATTGCTTCGGAAAAGGCCCTCGCAATGACAGCGACCATGCACTTTGATGGCACACTGCACGTTGTCATTGCGAGTGAGGCGAAGCAATCTTTCACTCATAAAAAACGGCACCTCCTGAAAGAGGTTTGTGAAAAAACTTACAAAAAAAAAGAAGTTTTTATACAGTAATACTATAATAACGATGTTACCGCACGGTGTAGGGGCGAAGCATTTGCCATAAATTGGCATAAATGTATTTACGCCCCAAGCAGGCAAATGCTTCGCCCCTACTTTTTCAAAAGACTAACGTGTTACGGGAATTGTAAGTTTTATGAATGGGGATGATAACATTGGTATTGGATGTTGGATGGACTTTTACCATAATATAAAATATTACCTCATAACAGTAATAAGTGAAGAAACGGAAAGTTACAATCATGTTTCCCTTCAGATCGATTAAAAACCGATTAATCCTGATCCTCCTGCTCTGCTCGTTTACGCCCCTGCTGTTGTTGCGGTTTGTGGCCTTTCCGAAGGCGCAAAAGGATTTGGAAGAGGCCTTGATACGAAACCTGGAGGGGGTCAAGCAAAAGCAGGTCGAGATTGTAAAGATGTGGTTTGATGAAAAGAAACGTGACGCGAAGGTTATCAGCAGAAACGTATCTTCCGTAATGGAACGGAACGCGGATGATAAATCCAGGGGTTTCCCGAAATTAAATGAACACCTTGAGATGGTCAAGTCGGAGTATGGATACAAGGCGGTACGCATCACTTCACGTGACGGAACGGTGCTTGTGGCCACAGAGCGAGGATGCGTCGGTTCCAACGTCATGAACGATGATTATTGCAGAGAGGCGTTGAATGGAAATGTTTTTCTGTCAAAAATTCAATACCTTGTTTCAGGCGAAAGAAAGAACAAACAGAGCGACGGCAATGTTCCGGTAATGTTTCTCTCTGCCCCGCTGCTTGATTCCAGCAATCGTATAACCGGGGCGGCTGTTTTCACGGTGGATACGTTGCCTCTCACCGAGATTATGAAGAGCGCGAAGTTAGGAAAAACGGGGGAGACCTTTCTCATCAACCGTGAAGGTTGTATGCTTACCGAATCACCTTTTGCCGGTGAAATACGAAAGGCCGGTCTGGTTCAGCAGGGGACGGCGTTGGCGTTAAGGGTCATAAACCCGTATACGGGAAAACTTACGGAGGGGGTGCAACGATGTCTGAGCGGCAATGACGGGTATGATGCAGATGGTTACAAAAATTACGATGGGAGGAAGGTGCTGGGGGCGTGGCGCTGGATTCCTGAGTACGACTGCGGGCTGCTTGCACAAATTGATATCCGGGAGGGGTATGGCGCGGCGCGTAGTTTAAAGATGTTTGTCCTTTCGATGTTATTGGTACTGGCTTTTCCCCTGATACTGACGGCATTTTATTTTGGGAAACGGATTTCAGCCCCCATTTTAAAGATAACGGAGATGACGAAAAGGATTACCAGCGGCGACCTGGGGCAGCGGGTAAAAGACCGTGGCAAAAAAGACGAAATTAGCGAGCTGGCGCGAGCATTCAACGTGATGGCAGAATCCCTGGAAGAAAAAACGGTCAAATTAAGAAATTATACCGCTGATCTGGAGAATACGGTAAAAGAGAGAACCCTGAAGCTGCAGGAGACGACGAATTTTTTAAATAGTATCTTGGCGGGTTCTACGGAATATTCGATTATTGCGGAAGATTTGAACGGCAACATCCTGGCCTTTAACAAAGGGGCAAGTCTGATCTATGGTTATGCGCCAGAAGATATGATTGGTGTGGCGAATGTGAGAATTCTTCATACCGAGGAAGATTTAAAAGGGGGGAAGGTCGATCGTATGTTAGAGATAGCGCGCGCAACGGGCCGGTATGAGGGGGAGGTTTTCAGGAAGAGAAAGAATGGAGAAGTATTTCCCGTCCATGTTACGTTCACCTTGCGGCGTGATGAAAAAGGGCAACCTATCGGATTTGTGGTGATATCCAAAGATATTACCGAAGAAAAGACCGTGACGCTCGAAAAAGAAATTGTCAATAATGTTAATAAGATCATTGCTTCTGGTCTTGACATTAAAGAAGTGTACAAAAATATTTATCACGAATTGAAAAGGAGGATTGATTACATCTGGCTGGGAGTGGCCTCTCTTGTTGACGGGACAGAAATTGTTGAGGATTCGCATATTGTCGACGGGGTGTTATTGTCCACCGATTGGTTGCATTGCTATCGGTCTATGTCGTATGCAACGGCGCAGGATCTCTCGATCACACAGGGGATTCCTGTTTTTGTTCAGGACACCCAGGAAGGCGTGTATCACTTTGACGGGGAATTATCTGAAAAAGGGATCCATTCATATATTTGCTTTCCGTTGAAATCAAAGGGAATTACTGTAGGAACGGTTACCCTGGGAAGCAGGAAAAAAGACGTCTTTGACGAAGCGCACTTCGGATTACTCAGCCAAATTACTCCCCAATTGGCCATTGCCATTGAAAATACAAGACTTTTTCACTCCACGCGGGAATCGGAAAAAAAATATCGGGACCTTGTGGAAAATGCGCCGGAAATGATTCACGAGGTCAGCCTGAAGGGAACTTTTATTAACGTCAATAAGACAGAGTTAAATAAATTGGGATATGTTCTTGAAGAAATGAGGCAGATGACGCTGGAAGATATTGTTCCCCCTGAATATCGTGAGGAAATAAAGCGGCTTGTTCGGCGGATTCAGGAAACCGGAAGCGGTGAGCTGGAAACGGTGTTTCTGACAAAATCGGGAAAGGAGATCAACGTTGAGATTAACGGGACAGCTCTTTATAACGCAAAAACGAGGGAATGTCTTTGCGTGAGGGCATTTGTGCGGGATATTACAGAAAGAAAAAGGATGGAGGAACAAGTCCGCCGGTCAGAAAAACTGGCCTCAATGGGGGAACTCGCTGCGGCGATCGCGCATGAGATTCGCAATCCGCTGGGAGCAATATGTAATTCTGTGGGCATTCTGGATTCCCATTTAAAATTGACAGGACAGGACAAACATTTGCTGGAGATGATTGTAGGTCAATCCGAAAGATTAGACAGAATTATCAGCGCCTTCCTCGCTTTTGCTCATCCCGGC from Candidatus Brocadia sp. includes these protein-coding regions:
- the radC gene encoding DNA repair protein RadC, with the translated sequence MKKISDIPKPDRPREKLVQKGAEALSDIELLAILLGSGTKGHDVMTVAERILKVLDAHNEKLNLNELKKIEGVGPAKATLIAAALEFVRRRIRPEGLKISFPADVLPLIANYADRKQEHFICVSINGANEVIAARVVTVGLVNKSQVHPREVFADPITDRAAAVIIAHNHPSGSLSPSKEDVEVTKQLRAAGETLGIKLLDHIIFNHKGYYSFLERGELVTL
- a CDS encoding restriction endonuclease subunit S, whose translation is MSNLPKGWTVEKLGNISERITKGTTPTSYGFKYLDSGIRFVKVENIKNGEIDHDSIRHYISGTANENQKRSILQDGDILFSIAGTIGVSCLVTRDDLPANTNQALAIIRGTKHTFNPKFLMLQLGSQLSKKEVEKQARGGGMNNISLQDVSEMIVNIPPFNEQRRIVAKLEKLLHRVDACKERLDKIPAILKRFRQSVLAAACSGRLTEDWREKNTDDNNYDKDYKLPASWKRAELSEFIDSMTNGIYKPDKYYDDKATACLRMYNIQEGKIILKNLKRILLSTDEIEKYKLEEGDILVNRVNSRELVGKAGIVEKLPEPIIFESKNIRLRLKRKLISPRYINYCFMTRIARDAFEDTAKQTVGMATISQPQIASLKVPVPTLPEQHEIVRRVDALFKKADEIEARYKKAEAFVDKLSQSILAKAFRGELVPQDPNDEPASELLKRVKEERVAREVKIEAEKRKKRKEKFLIK
- a CDS encoding PDDEXK nuclease domain-containing protein, with the protein product MSEIVPPARQYAEFLANIKRTIQQARTRAYYGANKELIGLYWNIGREIAERQEREGWGKSVVERLSRDLREEFPGLSGYSSQNLWYMRQFYTEYRDYSNLQQLVGEIPWGQNLIILSKVKNIKEREFYLRLTIKSGWSRNVLLNQIKAKAYERQVMSNKQHNFTETLPEHIAQQANEAMKDVYMLDFLGVGKPVVEREMERRMVNKIRDVILELGYGFSFIGNQYRIKLNDKEYFIDLLFFHRKLRSLVAIELKAGSFQPEYAGKMNFYLNLLDDLVKEADENPSIGIILCADRDRVEVEYALRGIDKPVGVAEYVLTKKLPKNLIGKLPDSNVIEAEILKELGAERPLKSKPKMRKAKGKRK
- a CDS encoding type I restriction-modification system subunit M, whose amino-acid sequence is MSDIVNKLWGFCHTLRHDGIDYGDYIEQLTYLLFLKMADEKGVCIPKDCTWESLKKESGTSLLDHYSDVLRKLREEKGLLGDIFAQAMPRFNNAVNLKRLITMIDDEKWTEMDVDVKGAAFEGLLEKAASEGKKGAGQYFTPRPLIQSIVGVMKPDPRETPDFTICDPACGTGGFLMRAYEWLMEITKGALDRKDVKRIKTATYYGQELVPRPRRLALMNLFLHGLEPKIYLGDSIYESKRGEQYHCILTNPPFGTKGANQAPERDDFTIATSNKQLNFIQHVMNILRRGGRAAIVLPDNCLFEDKAGDVFEILMHDCNLHTILRLPRGTFTPYSPGVKANVIFFQKGVPTENVWIFDARSNVPGITKKERPLTHAHFEEFEKCYGKDPNGQGKRQDLGEEGRFRKFHISDIKERDYKLDITWLKDETIEDADSLPEPQDLASEAITELEAVVDDLRDVLQLIEANGGE
- a CDS encoding DEAD/DEAH box helicase family protein, which gives rise to MADELEWKTRKERINKKLAALKPAWKIIEYKEGMGTSAFQCHAVTEYPTENGPADYAFFVKGRPLGILEAKKVGVNPQNVLEQAKRYSKGALNGIGNWNGYRVPFLYSSNGEIIWFLDARDGKNIRRQISHFHTADALEEFLKDDRAQGLKCLEENPIDIEKLRHYQKEAIEAAEKAIIQHKRAMLVAMATGTGKTYTMVAQIYRLLQSKVARRILFLVDRRALAAQAVREFASFHTPKGNKFDREYEVYSQRFQRGDFDEDKPFDPKVLPNEYLTSPGESHTFVYVSTIQRMAINLFGREQAFPQGSSDPDYEEDAERLDIPIHAFDVIIADECHRGYTAKDTAVWRSVLEHFDAIKIGLTATPAVHTLSLFQEVVYRYTTEQAIHDGYLVDYEAVKIKSDVRMKGVFLKEGDPVGVVDTTTGEEIYDELEDEREFSSGEIEQKITAPESNRKIIKEIATYAYEHERKTGHFPKTLIFAVNDLPHTSHADQIVRICREEFQQGDGFVQKITGSPSVDRPLQKIREFRNRPNPKVVVTVDMLSTGVDIPSLEFIVFLRPVKSRILWVQMLGRGTRLCPEINKESFTIFDCFDGTLIEYFKNTTDFKVELPEKEPLSIPQVIENIYQNVDRDYYIKVLVKRLRRIERTMSGEARALFANFIAGGDIGQFAGELPERLKKDFTNTMNLLRDEKFQDLLVNYPRAKRSFLVGYSVQDDVTSEVMLRKGKDYQKPEDYLVSFARFVNENKAQIEAIRILLEKPKDWKTEALNDLRKKLTTNDFSEKELQRAHKLVYHKDLADIISMVKHAAREEEPIYTAEERVDQAIQKVMAGKSLNEEQRNWMGLIRQHLITNLTIDLADFDYAPIFERQGGKGKAEKVFGGKLESLISEINCAIAA
- a CDS encoding PAS domain S-box protein, giving the protein MFPFRSIKNRLILILLLCSFTPLLLLRFVAFPKAQKDLEEALIRNLEGVKQKQVEIVKMWFDEKKRDAKVISRNVSSVMERNADDKSRGFPKLNEHLEMVKSEYGYKAVRITSRDGTVLVATERGCVGSNVMNDDYCREALNGNVFLSKIQYLVSGERKNKQSDGNVPVMFLSAPLLDSSNRITGAAVFTVDTLPLTEIMKSAKLGKTGETFLINREGCMLTESPFAGEIRKAGLVQQGTALALRVINPYTGKLTEGVQRCLSGNDGYDADGYKNYDGRKVLGAWRWIPEYDCGLLAQIDIREGYGAARSLKMFVLSMLLVLAFPLILTAFYFGKRISAPILKITEMTKRITSGDLGQRVKDRGKKDEISELARAFNVMAESLEEKTVKLRNYTADLENTVKERTLKLQETTNFLNSILAGSTEYSIIAEDLNGNILAFNKGASLIYGYAPEDMIGVANVRILHTEEDLKGGKVDRMLEIARATGRYEGEVFRKRKNGEVFPVHVTFTLRRDEKGQPIGFVVISKDITEEKTVTLEKEIVNNVNKIIASGLDIKEVYKNIYHELKRRIDYIWLGVASLVDGTEIVEDSHIVDGVLLSTDWLHCYRSMSYATAQDLSITQGIPVFVQDTQEGVYHFDGELSEKGIHSYICFPLKSKGITVGTVTLGSRKKDVFDEAHFGLLSQITPQLAIAIENTRLFHSTRESEKKYRDLVENAPEMIHEVSLKGTFINVNKTELNKLGYVLEEMRQMTLEDIVPPEYREEIKRLVRRIQETGSGELETVFLTKSGKEINVEINGTALYNAKTRECLCVRAFVRDITERKRMEEQVRRSEKLASMGELAAAIAHEIRNPLGAICNSVGILDSHLKLTGQDKHLLEMIVGQSERLDRIISAFLAFAHPGDPSFSLHDVREVIKNTLFLLEQDSRFTEQIELKEIYESVLPKVYIDPDLIHQVLWNLLINSLEAMPAGGQIRVMARKANVFLRDAVEIVISDTGIGIPVHELDKIFEPFYTTKTEGTGLGLSVVQRIIDDHGGTIYAKSKKDKGTTFYIKLPVGNEKLALQNNLFTG